In Deferribacter desulfuricans SSM1, the following are encoded in one genomic region:
- the uvrB gene encoding excinuclease ABC subunit UvrB codes for MSFILKSDYKAEGDQPKAIKEIVENFKKGINKQVLLGVTGSGKTFTMANVIKELNVPTLIISHNKTLAAQLFGEFKNFFPDNAVEYFVSYYDYYQPEAYLPASDVYIEKDSSINEHIDRMRHSATRSLLERRDVVIVASVSCIYGLGSPEAYYGKLVSLEVGDEVEIESVLSKLIEIQYERNDYDFHRGTFRLKGDILEVFPSHEDSVAYRIEFFGDEVDAISEFDPVTGKTIRNRAKIAIYPNTHYVTANVPMEEAIKQIKMDLIKRVEYFESEGKLIEAQRLQQRVMHDIEMLKETGHCKGIENYSRYFEGRESGETPPTLLNYLPEDALIIIDESHITIPQIKGMYHGDRSRKMNLVEYGFRLPAALDNRPLTFEEFYEKAKRILYVSATPGDFEINDSDGVIIEQIVRPTGLIDPKIEVRPAKTQVDDLYKEILNTTKRNERVMVTTLTKRMAEDLTSYYKELGIRVEYLHSEIDTLERIKIIRDLRLGKFDVLVGINLLREGLDIPEVSLIAILDADKEGFLRSDKALIQTVGRAARNVNGRAIFYADKMTDSMKRAIEETERRRKIQEEYNKKHNITPETIKSKINNILETIYEKDYYTVDIDDELGLNLTGNRKKDIETIEKAMYKAAEDYDFEKAAKLRDLLFEYKGVKSEKS; via the coding sequence ATGAGTTTTATTTTAAAGTCTGATTATAAAGCGGAAGGGGATCAACCTAAAGCAATAAAAGAAATAGTAGAAAACTTTAAAAAAGGGATAAATAAGCAAGTCCTTTTAGGAGTTACTGGTTCTGGTAAAACATTCACCATGGCAAACGTTATAAAAGAATTAAACGTGCCCACATTAATTATTTCACACAACAAAACACTTGCAGCACAGCTCTTTGGAGAATTTAAAAACTTTTTTCCAGATAATGCAGTGGAATACTTTGTAAGTTATTACGATTACTATCAACCTGAAGCATATTTACCAGCTTCAGATGTTTATATAGAAAAGGATTCTTCAATCAATGAACACATTGATAGAATGAGACACTCTGCTACAAGAAGTCTTCTTGAAAGAAGAGATGTTGTTATTGTTGCAAGTGTATCCTGTATCTATGGATTGGGTTCACCTGAAGCTTATTACGGCAAATTGGTAAGTCTTGAAGTAGGAGATGAAGTTGAAATAGAATCAGTGCTCTCAAAATTAATAGAAATTCAATATGAGCGAAACGATTATGATTTTCATAGAGGAACCTTTCGACTCAAAGGGGATATTTTAGAGGTATTTCCATCTCATGAAGACTCTGTAGCTTATCGCATAGAGTTTTTCGGGGATGAGGTAGATGCAATTTCTGAATTTGATCCAGTAACGGGCAAAACAATTAGAAACAGGGCTAAAATAGCAATTTATCCAAACACCCATTATGTAACAGCAAATGTCCCAATGGAAGAAGCGATAAAACAGATAAAAATGGATTTAATAAAAAGAGTAGAATATTTTGAAAGTGAAGGGAAACTGATTGAAGCTCAGAGATTGCAACAAAGGGTGATGCACGATATTGAAATGCTCAAAGAAACAGGGCACTGCAAAGGGATTGAAAACTACTCAAGATATTTCGAAGGTAGAGAATCTGGAGAAACTCCCCCTACTCTTTTAAACTACTTACCCGAAGATGCTTTAATAATAATCGACGAATCACACATAACAATACCTCAAATAAAAGGGATGTATCACGGTGATAGATCAAGAAAAATGAACCTTGTAGAATATGGATTTAGACTCCCAGCTGCTCTTGACAATAGGCCACTAACATTTGAAGAATTTTATGAAAAAGCCAAAAGGATACTATACGTAAGTGCAACACCTGGGGATTTCGAAATAAATGACAGCGATGGTGTTATTATCGAGCAAATTGTTAGACCGACAGGGTTAATTGACCCAAAAATTGAAGTAAGGCCAGCTAAAACTCAAGTTGATGATCTCTATAAAGAAATTTTAAACACAACAAAACGAAATGAAAGGGTAATGGTAACTACTTTAACAAAACGTATGGCCGAAGATCTTACTTCGTATTACAAAGAATTAGGAATCAGAGTTGAATATTTGCATAGTGAAATAGATACTTTGGAAAGGATTAAAATTATAAGAGACCTAAGACTAGGGAAATTTGATGTATTAGTAGGGATAAATTTGTTAAGAGAAGGGCTTGATATACCAGAAGTAAGTCTTATTGCCATTTTAGATGCTGATAAAGAAGGGTTTTTAAGGTCGGACAAGGCCTTGATTCAAACAGTTGGTAGGGCTGCAAGAAATGTAAATGGAAGGGCAATCTTTTATGCTGATAAAATGACCGACTCAATGAAAAGAGCAATTGAAGAAACTGAAAGGAGAAGAAAAATACAAGAGGAATACAATAAAAAACACAACATAACTCCTGAAACTATAAAAAGTAAAATTAACAATATATTAGAAACAATTTATGAGAAAGATTATTATACCGTTGATATCGATGATGAATTAGGACTTAACTTAACAGGAAATAGGAAAAAAGACATTGAAACAATAGAAAAAGCAATGTATAAAGCAGCTGAAGATTATGATTTTGAAAAAGCGGCAAAACTGAGAGATTTATTGTTTGAATATAAAGGGGTAAAGAGTGAAAAAAGTTAA
- the extM gene encoding selenite/tellurite reduction operon c-type cytochrome ExtM, whose amino-acid sequence MKTLKLLIIIIIVFIPFYSYSCIKCHKGIEQTSPSHNFACVICHGGNDKTDDKNLAHKNMIGGRNPSNVKNWDKSCGKCHEYNLKRVKNTIMYTNTGIIKNAILAWGENFSKIYSTSNSQTFDSNGHEIITTNVSKRETLAGELYRKFCSMCHVGVDRLLGYRAHHSSGCAACHFSHDRSGKYLGKDKSILGKKGYAKTHKMNILPGNDTCLRCHHRSGRIALSYEGYYDGNNSLVPTKYGLPGPDLISGVRNIRHMPEDIHKKYGMECIDCHTSRELMGDGYLYENLYNQIEISCEDCHGSPNSRPKTAKITKESDPPIIESKHYKVKLHYGQNAVLTSKGRMYSNVIEENGKYYLFTKRTGKKLEIKTITNDDNHTVYGHEKLECYTCHSKVIIQCYGCHTFYDKRKKMFDVIKGKETDGLFYEKEDYRSFYPFPLAVNQKGKISPSTPGCQTFLTVIDKNGHKTTNDDLIRLNNKKVYKFAPFFGHNVGDKAISCMECHNTLFFVGFGDGLVSLIDKSIKTTIRCSKLGKPLNAINEIANGKLTTTSKIVRETSRPLKLEEIKRYLRANLCIICHDKGDKKIYGKKIDYSILNDTIHKQLLGSGK is encoded by the coding sequence ATGAAAACATTAAAACTTTTGATAATAATTATAATAGTTTTTATACCATTTTACAGCTATTCCTGCATCAAGTGCCATAAAGGAATTGAGCAAACTTCACCATCTCATAACTTTGCATGTGTGATCTGTCATGGAGGCAATGATAAAACTGATGATAAAAATTTAGCCCACAAAAATATGATTGGAGGTAGAAATCCATCAAATGTAAAAAATTGGGATAAAAGTTGTGGGAAATGTCATGAATATAATCTCAAAAGAGTAAAAAATACAATAATGTACACCAATACAGGAATTATCAAAAATGCAATTCTCGCTTGGGGTGAAAACTTTTCCAAAATTTATTCAACCTCTAATTCACAAACATTTGACTCAAATGGACATGAAATAATTACTACAAACGTTTCAAAAAGAGAAACGTTGGCAGGAGAACTTTACAGAAAGTTTTGCTCAATGTGTCATGTGGGAGTAGATAGATTACTCGGTTATAGAGCACATCACTCTTCAGGTTGTGCAGCTTGCCACTTTTCGCATGACAGATCAGGAAAATATTTAGGAAAAGATAAATCTATTTTAGGTAAAAAAGGTTATGCAAAAACACACAAAATGAACATCTTACCAGGAAATGATACCTGTCTGAGATGCCATCACAGAAGTGGTAGAATAGCCTTAAGCTACGAGGGCTACTACGATGGAAATAACTCTCTTGTCCCCACTAAATATGGACTGCCTGGTCCAGATCTTATAAGTGGTGTAAGAAATATCAGACATATGCCAGAAGATATCCATAAGAAATATGGTATGGAGTGTATAGATTGTCATACATCAAGAGAGCTTATGGGTGATGGCTATTTATATGAAAACTTATATAATCAAATAGAAATTTCATGTGAAGACTGCCACGGTTCTCCAAATTCTCGTCCCAAAACAGCTAAAATTACCAAGGAAAGTGATCCACCAATAATTGAATCAAAACACTATAAAGTAAAACTACATTATGGACAAAATGCCGTACTCACATCAAAAGGTAGAATGTACTCAAATGTAATTGAGGAAAATGGTAAATATTACCTTTTTACAAAAAGAACTGGTAAAAAACTGGAAATCAAAACGATAACAAATGATGACAATCATACTGTCTATGGCCATGAAAAATTAGAATGCTATACCTGCCATTCAAAAGTCATAATCCAATGTTATGGCTGTCATACTTTTTATGATAAAAGAAAAAAAATGTTTGATGTAATAAAAGGGAAAGAAACGGATGGATTATTTTATGAAAAAGAGGATTACAGGAGCTTTTATCCATTTCCTCTTGCAGTCAATCAAAAAGGGAAAATCTCTCCAAGTACTCCAGGCTGTCAAACATTTTTGACAGTTATCGATAAAAATGGACACAAAACTACCAATGATGATCTTATTAGACTTAACAATAAAAAAGTATATAAATTTGCCCCATTTTTTGGGCACAATGTTGGAGATAAAGCAATATCATGTATGGAGTGTCATAATACTCTGTTTTTTGTAGGTTTTGGAGATGGACTTGTAAGCTTGATAGATAAAAGTATAAAAACAACTATTAGATGTAGTAAATTAGGAAAACCTCTAAATGCAATCAATGAAATCGCAAATGGAAAATTAACAACCACATCAAAAATAGTTAGAGAAACTTCAAGGCCTTTAAAATTAGAAGAAATTAAAAGATATTTAAGAGCAAATCTATGTATAATATGTCATGATAAAGGGGATAAAAAAATCTATGGTAAAAAAATCGATTATAGTATCCTTAATGATACTATTCATAAACAGCTACTTGGCTCTGGCAAATAA
- a CDS encoding sulfurtransferase, translating to MLTKKRFISLALFATLLFSLYLIFGCGGATSSYDDPNEEYYAGEENVSALIEPETLYKWIKNGYKTDEGNPVRIIHIENNPGDEKIWFAGDVAKVANVVGPGGMAAAQALDDAGYLGHIPGAVYSVSHEGYIVSNRSDGPMDTDHLVGSGDLITQWLQKYGITKNTVIVLTQGNLTYPGFCPARFYWTLRYWGISKKYLKILDGGNVAWADYIKTNHPDEIATMGLQKGLTCPKITPSNIDVADFPRRNLDIKVTIGELIKLVDEGKTTDGTVAVLDGRQPPAPFYFDNISEYSPEKHTLKGSTNLPEWYDKGFMPIDFNGNDTNADGTVSAYASKIKAFVKNGFPYPFNISAKAAAFDGEIKGSKLIKGKNASGVPFNIAAPAFINVVKVIDNSTGMPAFLAFGKYKKPTDEAWDGTDWADNVTVAEMFARVLPDKNQTIITYCNSGAMAATYWFYLTEVLGYKNVKLYDGSWIEWGSLVAFEPNYDNVTQGLKVVSSEVYKWFPKTTLAATLNMPKLLVFGSGDFTTFHIENRNGELWAVADNISMTSVPYFECKVTDPDCPVQLGGNLSGNTAWDTISRSEKVVFRPDNLVNTGTMGSSDNVSNTKEYDSVIDWPTVTTYPGYVGDGSETKIEDEDYSGFTGGGGGSAPEAFVPQGGGC from the coding sequence ATGTTAACCAAGAAACGATTCATTTCATTGGCGTTGTTTGCAACGCTACTATTTTCGCTGTATTTGATTTTTGGATGTGGTGGAGCCACATCAAGCTATGATGATCCCAATGAAGAGTATTATGCAGGGGAAGAGAATGTATCAGCACTAATTGAACCTGAAACTCTTTATAAGTGGATTAAGAATGGTTACAAAACTGATGAAGGGAACCCTGTTCGTATAATTCATATTGAAAACAATCCTGGTGATGAAAAAATATGGTTTGCTGGTGATGTAGCTAAGGTTGCGAATGTTGTTGGTCCAGGAGGGATGGCAGCTGCACAAGCTCTTGATGATGCAGGATACTTAGGGCACATTCCTGGAGCTGTTTATTCTGTATCACATGAAGGGTATATAGTATCAAATAGAAGTGATGGACCAATGGATACGGATCATTTGGTAGGATCTGGGGATTTAATTACTCAATGGTTGCAAAAATATGGTATTACAAAAAATACAGTAATTGTTTTGACTCAAGGTAATCTTACATATCCTGGATTTTGTCCAGCAAGATTTTATTGGACATTAAGATACTGGGGTATTTCTAAAAAATATTTAAAAATATTAGATGGTGGAAATGTTGCTTGGGCTGATTATATAAAAACTAATCATCCTGATGAAATTGCTACTATGGGACTACAAAAAGGTCTTACTTGTCCTAAAATAACACCATCAAATATCGATGTAGCTGATTTTCCAAGAAGGAATTTAGATATTAAAGTTACAATAGGTGAATTAATTAAATTAGTTGATGAAGGTAAAACTACTGATGGCACGGTTGCCGTACTTGATGGTAGACAGCCTCCTGCACCATTTTATTTTGATAACATCTCTGAATATTCACCGGAGAAACATACTCTGAAAGGTTCTACGAATTTACCTGAATGGTATGATAAAGGTTTTATGCCAATAGATTTCAATGGTAATGATACAAACGCAGATGGTACGGTAAGTGCATATGCTAGTAAAATTAAAGCTTTTGTTAAAAATGGTTTCCCTTATCCTTTTAATATTAGTGCAAAGGCTGCTGCTTTTGATGGTGAAATTAAAGGTAGTAAGCTTATTAAAGGTAAAAATGCCAGTGGTGTTCCATTCAATATAGCTGCACCAGCTTTTATTAATGTTGTTAAAGTTATAGATAATTCGACAGGAATGCCTGCATTTTTAGCTTTTGGAAAGTATAAAAAACCAACAGATGAAGCATGGGATGGTACTGATTGGGCTGATAATGTAACTGTAGCAGAAATGTTTGCAAGAGTACTTCCTGATAAAAATCAGACTATAATTACTTACTGTAACTCCGGTGCAATGGCAGCAACTTACTGGTTTTACTTAACAGAAGTACTTGGATATAAAAATGTAAAACTTTATGATGGATCTTGGATTGAATGGGGTTCATTAGTTGCTTTTGAGCCAAATTATGACAATGTGACTCAGGGTTTAAAAGTTGTAAGCTCTGAAGTTTATAAGTGGTTCCCAAAAACCACTCTAGCTGCTACATTAAATATGCCAAAACTTTTAGTTTTCGGCTCTGGTGATTTTACAACATTCCATATAGAAAATAGAAATGGCGAACTTTGGGCAGTTGCTGATAATATCTCAATGACTTCAGTTCCTTATTTTGAATGTAAAGTTACTGATCCTGATTGTCCAGTACAGCTTGGTGGAAATCTTTCAGGTAATACAGCATGGGATACAATTAGTAGGTCTGAAAAGGTAGTATTTAGACCTGATAATTTGGTTAATACTGGAACAATGGGTAGTTCTGATAATGTTTCTAATACTAAAGAATATGATAGTGTTATAGATTGGCCAACAGTTACCACATATCCAGGTTATGTTGGTGATGGTAGCGAAACTAAGATAGAAGATGAAGATTACAGTGGCTTTACCGGTGGCGGTGGCGGTTCTGCACCTGAGGCATTTGTACCTCAAGGTGGCGGATGTTAA
- the extI gene encoding selenite/tellurite reduction operon porin ExtI, translated as MRRVLTILSILVMMVGMANAFPAFKIAKGKYLKIFYDAQFGYNYRDEGAGADGTEDTNEFNFRRNRIGFIGTYNRMVSFYFQTEYIEDKQVGPLTTDLSDEEKNFYVLDAQVRFKFSNAFHIRLGKFKHNLTRENLEGCFEPLTMDRSLFVYAPFKTSRDKGVVFWGNLFDNIFQYRFDVMEGKTSGDPSPKSNFRYTGRIHLTFLDPEKSYGYKGTYLGKKKVLTIGASYQYEPDAVYDDVANATGEKDYQAYSVDGFFEYPFSFGTVTLSSAYLKVDFDDAYKGADPDDEVIGLHGERDGYYVKAGYMFPMNIGPGKLQLFYRFDNFSFGKYGNFYDQEIKWYGVGFNYYIYGQNLKITGQYSKTDFDKEDNTDPDYQDFKTFQLFLQVRL; from the coding sequence ATGAGAAGAGTTTTAACGATATTGAGTATATTAGTAATGATGGTAGGGATGGCAAATGCCTTCCCTGCATTTAAGATAGCAAAAGGGAAATATTTAAAGATTTTTTATGATGCACAATTTGGATATAATTATAGGGATGAAGGTGCAGGTGCAGATGGTACTGAAGATACCAATGAATTTAACTTCAGAAGAAACAGAATTGGGTTTATAGGGACATATAACAGGATGGTATCATTCTATTTTCAGACAGAGTATATAGAAGATAAGCAGGTAGGTCCTTTAACAACTGATTTATCAGATGAAGAGAAAAACTTTTATGTGTTGGACGCACAGGTTAGATTTAAATTTAGCAACGCATTTCATATAAGATTGGGCAAATTTAAACATAATCTCACAAGAGAAAACTTGGAAGGATGTTTTGAACCTTTGACAATGGATAGGTCACTATTTGTTTATGCGCCATTTAAGACAAGTAGGGATAAAGGTGTGGTTTTTTGGGGTAACTTATTTGATAATATATTCCAGTACAGATTTGATGTAATGGAAGGTAAAACATCAGGAGACCCTTCACCTAAATCAAACTTTAGATACACAGGTAGAATACACCTTACATTCCTTGATCCAGAAAAAAGCTATGGTTATAAAGGTACATATTTAGGCAAAAAGAAAGTATTAACTATTGGTGCAAGTTATCAGTATGAGCCTGATGCAGTTTATGATGATGTAGCAAATGCTACAGGTGAAAAAGATTATCAAGCATATTCAGTAGATGGTTTCTTTGAATATCCATTTTCTTTTGGAACTGTTACACTTTCAAGTGCATATTTGAAAGTAGACTTTGATGATGCCTACAAAGGCGCTGACCCAGATGATGAAGTTATAGGGTTGCATGGTGAAAGAGATGGATATTATGTGAAAGCCGGTTATATGTTTCCAATGAATATTGGTCCCGGTAAATTGCAGTTATTCTACAGATTTGATAATTTTTCTTTTGGTAAATATGGTAACTTTTATGATCAAGAGATCAAATGGTATGGAGTTGGATTTAATTACTACATTTATGGCCAGAACTTAAAAATAACTGGTCAGTACTCTAAAACAGATTTTGATAAAGAGGACAATACTGATCCTGATTATCAAGATTTCAAAACATTTCAGTTATTTTTACAAGTTAGATTATAA
- a CDS encoding molybdopterin-containing oxidoreductase family protein: MGLKLNRRTFLKSTALISSAVLANSGVLMANNSEKRNKSREYGLKKIHTWCEMCFWGCGVTALKRNGKVFKLEGQEKCPNNYGKLCAKGNAGVYQLYDPDRLKSPMIRTGERGSGKFKEVSWEEAYNYIAEKVKKISDYYGSKSLALIAHGSGEHAFISLLEALGSHNIAIPAYSQCMGSREIGWWLTYGMGFTGHEYGDGEHSKCMMFLGRNILEALQVGEAKKVIDGLSKGAKLIYVDPRYSKTAAKADYWLQIKPGTDLALLLGMINFIIENKLYNEDFVKKYCYGFDELKKEVKQYTLEWTSRETEIPAKQIAEVCYELAKAAPQCFIHPGRRLTRYGNDTQTVRAIGILNALFGNWGMPGGFYVPVAMKIKTPHMYELEEEHGKHKFERVDGAGEKYKLAPKNLGRENGLFEAILTGKPYPIKGLFVYGTNFFEHYPDNKVAKKIANSLDLLVTCEIYMTETALYSDVILPESTYLERWDPITIQADKYPFIQYREPASVKLFNTKGAWEIASELAKTMNLKIKYKTVQEYNKEFLKTIGISEDVLKRDGCYVFPVKKGMYPQAEGKELKFRTMSRKIELYSKFLDRLGFDPIPKYTKAPNPAPDEFRLLFGRMSYHTHARTQNNRWLLALHNFDVKLWIHPKRAAQLGITDGAKVRIRKGDKVSDELTAYVTDLIHPECIFIPHGFGRFSKFMKYAYEMKGASDAEFCSNGVDPISGAAAFHNGFVKVERV, from the coding sequence ATGGGTTTAAAGTTGAATAGGCGGACATTTTTAAAGAGTACTGCTCTAATTTCATCTGCTGTTTTAGCTAATAGTGGCGTTTTAATGGCTAATAATAGTGAAAAAAGAAACAAATCCCGTGAATACGGTTTAAAAAAAATACATACTTGGTGTGAGATGTGCTTTTGGGGTTGTGGAGTAACAGCCCTAAAAAGAAATGGAAAAGTTTTCAAATTAGAAGGTCAAGAGAAGTGCCCAAATAATTATGGTAAATTGTGTGCAAAGGGTAATGCTGGAGTATATCAGCTTTATGATCCAGATAGATTAAAATCTCCAATGATTAGAACTGGTGAGAGAGGTTCTGGAAAATTTAAGGAGGTTAGCTGGGAAGAAGCTTATAACTATATTGCAGAAAAGGTAAAAAAGATAAGCGATTATTATGGTTCAAAATCACTTGCTTTGATTGCTCATGGTAGTGGTGAGCATGCATTTATTTCTTTATTAGAAGCTTTGGGTTCTCATAATATAGCAATTCCTGCATATAGTCAGTGTATGGGTTCCAGAGAAATAGGTTGGTGGCTTACTTATGGTATGGGTTTTACAGGCCATGAATATGGTGATGGTGAGCACAGTAAATGTATGATGTTTTTAGGTAGAAATATACTTGAAGCATTGCAAGTAGGAGAAGCTAAAAAGGTTATAGATGGCTTGAGTAAAGGAGCCAAGTTAATTTATGTGGATCCAAGATATTCTAAAACAGCTGCGAAGGCAGATTATTGGCTTCAGATAAAACCAGGTACAGATTTAGCTCTTTTGCTTGGAATGATAAACTTTATTATAGAAAACAAGCTTTATAATGAAGATTTTGTAAAAAAATACTGTTATGGGTTTGATGAATTAAAAAAAGAGGTAAAACAGTATACTCTTGAATGGACATCAAGGGAGACAGAGATACCAGCTAAACAAATAGCAGAAGTGTGCTATGAGCTTGCAAAAGCTGCACCTCAGTGTTTTATCCATCCTGGTAGAAGATTAACAAGATATGGGAATGATACTCAGACGGTTAGAGCTATAGGTATTTTAAATGCACTGTTTGGCAACTGGGGTATGCCAGGAGGATTTTATGTGCCTGTAGCTATGAAAATAAAAACTCCACATATGTATGAGCTCGAAGAGGAACACGGGAAGCATAAATTTGAAAGGGTTGATGGTGCTGGAGAAAAATATAAGTTAGCACCTAAAAATCTTGGTAGAGAGAATGGACTTTTTGAAGCAATATTAACAGGTAAACCTTATCCGATAAAAGGGTTATTTGTCTATGGTACAAACTTTTTTGAGCACTACCCTGATAATAAAGTTGCTAAAAAGATAGCCAATAGCCTTGATTTGCTTGTAACTTGCGAAATTTATATGACAGAAACAGCACTTTATTCAGATGTAATACTTCCAGAATCTACATATTTAGAGAGATGGGATCCTATTACTATTCAGGCAGATAAATACCCATTTATACAGTATAGAGAGCCAGCATCAGTAAAACTTTTTAATACAAAAGGTGCATGGGAGATAGCGAGTGAGCTTGCAAAAACAATGAACTTAAAGATTAAATATAAGACAGTCCAGGAATATAATAAAGAATTTCTAAAAACAATTGGTATATCTGAAGATGTTTTGAAACGAGATGGCTGCTATGTATTCCCTGTGAAAAAGGGGATGTATCCACAGGCTGAAGGTAAAGAGTTGAAATTTAGAACAATGAGTAGAAAGATAGAGTTGTATAGTAAATTCCTTGATAGGCTTGGATTTGATCCCATCCCTAAATATACCAAAGCTCCTAATCCTGCACCGGATGAATTTAGACTACTATTTGGTAGAATGAGTTATCATACACATGCAAGGACACAAAATAACAGGTGGCTTTTAGCATTGCATAATTTTGATGTGAAATTATGGATACATCCAAAGAGGGCTGCTCAGCTGGGTATTACAGATGGAGCAAAAGTAAGAATCAGAAAAGGGGACAAGGTGTCAGATGAGCTTACAGCATATGTAACAGATCTCATCCATCCTGAATGTATATTTATCCCTCATGGATTTGGTAGATTTTCAAAGTTTATGAAGTATGCATATGAGATGAAAGGAGCATCTGATGCTGAGTTTTGTTCAAATGGTGTTGATCCTATTAGTGGTGCGGCTGCATTTCATAATGGCTTTGTAAAAGTGGAAAGAGTGTAG
- a CDS encoding ArsR/SmtB family transcription factor gives METLLEEIKNKKLVLDVFKALSNELRLDIVQSLSKSPKYVNDLQEEFSNYDPTSISKQLAVLKNSGIVDSVREGKKIKYYLKLDCVGKMIMCIDSH, from the coding sequence ATGGAAACTTTGTTAGAAGAAATCAAAAATAAAAAATTGGTATTGGACGTTTTTAAGGCTTTGTCTAATGAGTTAAGACTTGATATTGTACAGTCTTTATCAAAATCACCCAAATACGTAAATGATCTGCAAGAGGAATTTAGTAATTACGATCCCACATCAATATCAAAACAATTAGCAGTTCTTAAAAACAGTGGTATAGTAGATTCTGTTAGAGAAGGTAAGAAAATCAAATATTATTTAAAGCTTGATTGTGTTGGCAAAATGATTATGTGTATTGATTCTCACTGA
- the extO gene encoding selenite/tellurite reduction operon b-type cytochrome iron-sulfur cluster-binding subunit ExtO, with protein sequence MIKGIKKSMVKKSIIVSLMILFINSYLALANNNCSKCHKNTHLNGKHRDIGCIPCHPKTEKHYSNIFTFNNNNCLNCHKEYENIKNSVMHTRIKEKYQVEKIFYKYDKNFFNKNCAKSCHINSCLDCHEYNTKKHDIDLPQTETCLKCHNGYFVGTDYVGLGIKDDHERYQIGKKLHDKYYLSMLKDIHYEKGLKCNNCHDMISLSKGDIATKRCNECHTINTDIIEHSINAHIEKMECYACHSSWAPMEFGTFFIQFINSKNKKYFRWLTEKNDEYVKSSYFITNSEPLLAKNKKDKYSPVRPQFIYFFTKIVNNVPVGKENKLLAANWKTFFPHTIRKETVLCANCHFNPKKYVLQKDKDRIFLPEKEGLELTNFYNSKNQNIINGKFVTEKEFNEKIKISTKKYKRLYLKKINELYNVLNLIDKNQ encoded by the coding sequence ATGATAAAGGGGATAAAAAAATCTATGGTAAAAAAATCGATTATAGTATCCTTAATGATACTATTCATAAACAGCTACTTGGCTCTGGCAAATAACAATTGCTCTAAATGCCACAAAAACACACACTTAAATGGTAAACATAGAGATATTGGATGTATCCCCTGCCATCCAAAAACAGAAAAACACTACTCAAACATTTTCACTTTTAACAACAATAACTGCTTAAACTGTCATAAAGAATACGAAAATATTAAAAACAGCGTTATGCACACGAGAATTAAAGAAAAGTATCAAGTTGAAAAAATCTTTTATAAATATGATAAAAACTTTTTTAATAAAAATTGCGCTAAAAGTTGCCATATAAATAGTTGCTTGGATTGTCACGAATACAATACAAAAAAACACGATATTGACCTGCCTCAAACTGAAACTTGCCTAAAATGCCACAACGGTTATTTTGTAGGCACTGATTATGTTGGACTGGGGATAAAAGATGATCATGAAAGATATCAAATAGGCAAAAAGCTTCATGATAAATATTATTTATCAATGCTAAAAGATATCCATTATGAAAAAGGGTTAAAATGTAATAACTGCCATGATATGATAAGCTTATCAAAAGGGGATATTGCAACAAAAAGATGTAATGAATGCCACACAATTAATACTGATATTATAGAACATTCAATAAATGCACATATTGAAAAAATGGAATGCTATGCCTGTCACTCATCTTGGGCACCAATGGAATTTGGCACTTTTTTCATTCAATTTATTAACAGTAAAAATAAAAAGTATTTTCGCTGGCTTACAGAAAAAAATGATGAATATGTCAAAAGCTCCTATTTTATAACCAATAGTGAGCCGCTATTAGCAAAAAATAAAAAAGATAAATATTCTCCAGTAAGACCTCAATTTATATATTTTTTTACAAAAATAGTTAATAATGTCCCTGTGGGAAAAGAGAATAAATTACTAGCAGCAAACTGGAAAACATTTTTTCCACATACTATTAGAAAAGAAACAGTTTTATGTGCAAACTGCCACTTTAATCCAAAAAAATATGTACTTCAAAAAGATAAAGATAGAATTTTTTTGCCAGAAAAAGAAGGGTTAGAACTTACTAATTTTTACAACAGCAAAAATCAAAATATTATTAACGGAAAATTTGTAACAGAAAAAGAATTTAATGAAAAAATCAAAATTTCAACAAAAAAATACAAAAGGCTTTATCTAAAAAAAATAAATGAACTGTATAATGTATTGAATCTCATCGATAAAAATCAGTGA